The genomic window TCCCAAGCTCGCTGGTCCCACCCTACTCAACTTTGGGACACTACCCACAAGCATATCACGTTGACTGCCCACCGTTTGCAATATAGTCTCGCGGTTATGCCGCTGCTCGACCACTTCCATCCACCGCTGCACGGGCCACGCCGCTGGGAAGGTTTTCATCACTCCTGGGCGACGATGATCGCGCAGCAGCTCAACGAGGTGCTGCCGGCGGATTACTTCGCCGAGTCGGAAATCAGCTTGGGTCCAGAGCTGGAAATCGACGTGGCCACGATGGAAAAAACGATGGGAGGTGGCACGGTGGCTATTGGTGAACGGGCCACTGCGGTCTGGACTCCTGCGCGGCCGCGCTTCGCGGTGAAGGCCGACTTTTCACGGCTGGACACGATCGAGATTCGCATTTTTCAAGACCTCGGTGGGGCGGAACTTCGGGCGGCGGTCGAACTGGTGAGTCCCGGCAACAAAGACCGTGCCGGCAGCCGGCAGACGTTCGCCGCCAAGTGTGCCGGCTATTTGAAGCACGGCATCAGCGTTGTCGTGATCGACGTGGTCACGTCGCGAGCGGCGAACTTGCATCGCGAATTGTTCAAGGCGCTCGAAGTCAAAAGCCGCCACGCCCTGTGGCGATCGCCGACGGGGCTCTATGCCGTGGCCTACCGCCCGGTGACCTTGCGTCGCAGTCCGCGAATCGAAGTTTGGGCGGAGCGGCTGGCGCTCGGCAAAGTTTTGCCCGTCATGCCGTTGTGGCTGACGCTCGAACTGTACGTACCGTTGCGCCTCGAAGAGAGTTATGCCAGCACCTGCCGGTCCTTGCGAATTCCGGCGTGATGTTTTTGGTGTTGCGCGTTTTCCGCATCCGCCGCGCAGCGGCGCTAGAATTTAGCCGTGGGTGCGAACCCACGGTAACATTCGGCGAGTGCCAAACAAAGCCGCGTAGCGGCGACAGAGGTGTACTCGGGTATTCTGCCGCCGCTACGCGGCTCCGCCGAAGGATTTACAACGTTGTCCGTGGGCTCGCGCCCACGGCTAAACTCTGTGGCCGCTACGCGGCCGAGCGCCAAAAGCGCAACATCAAAACCTGACGGCGGGGATGGCCGAACAGTGAGCGTCGGGGATTGACCGCAACCTTAACGAGGCCGAAAATGGCGTTCGCTACCGGATGAATGGGCCCTGCGGTGGTCACTACATGCGAGCTCGCCGCAACGGCCGTCACCGCGCGTCGAAAACCGCCCGTGAATACAATGAACATCCGGGCCGGCAAGAAATCGAGAACGCTTGGTTTTTCGCGCGGCAGCGATAACCGGCCGGCGGCGAATGAAGGCGGCCGTGAGGTGATTCTCTGGTTGTTGGCGGCTGCTCACCTGGCGGCGGCGGTCGTGCTGGTGTGGCTGATCGATTCCGGCGGCGGGCCGCCGCTGGAGGCCGCCTTCGACGCGCTGGTTTATGCCGACGCGGCCCTGGTTGGTATATGGACCGGTTGGGGCCGGCATTCCAAAGCGACTGGCTTTCTCGGCGTGGGACTGGCGACCTTGACGGCCGCCGTCTGCTCCTGGGGATCGCTACGGCACACGCTCGGCGCGCTCACCGGACCGGGCAACGATATGTGGGTCATCACCTGGCTGGTCTTGTTTGCCGTCGGGCTGTCGCTGTTGACGATGGCGATGGTCGTGGCGGTGTTGCTTTACTTGCGGCAACGAGGGATCGATCTCTGCCTGGGCGAGCCGCCGAATGCGACCGGCGAGTTGCCGCCTGTTCGCTTTTCGCTGCGGCAGATGTTCTTGTTGATGGCCGTGACGGGCATTTTGCTCAAGCTCGGCCCGGTCGCCAACGCTTACTTGAACGATTATCGGTCGTACCTGTGTTCGACGGTCGCACTGCTCTCGGGCGGCGTCTGTCTCGGCAGCGTGGCACTCGTCGCAGCATGGGCCGTTTTCGGAGGGCCTCCTTCGGCCGGCCGAATCGTCACGGCACTGGCGTTGGCCGCCGTCTTCGGCTTGTTTCCGCCCTATTATTTTCCGTATCTCCTCAGCGACAACTTTGCCGCCTCGGTGGCGGTCACTTGCCTGGAGTCGCTGGTGGTGATGGCCAGCCTGGCGGTGGTTCGCGCCAGCGGCTATCGGCTGGTTCAATATAGGGTGGCCGGTGCAGAGCCGGCGGATTGAGCTTTGGGAGGCGTAGGAGCGACGCACCATGTACGAGAAATTCACGGATCGCGCGCGGAAGGTCATGCAGTTGGCCAACAAAGAGGCACAGCGGCTGCAGTGCGAATACATTGGCACCGGGCACGTCTTGCTAGGTCTGATTGAGGAGCAAGACAGCGTGGCCGTGGCCGTGCTTAAAAATTTGGGCGTCGATTTGGGCAGGATCCGCCGAAGTATCGAAAATCTGTCGCAGCCAGGCATGACAGCTCAAGAGGGCCTAAACCGACCCCAAGTGCCTCGTGTCAAGAAGGTAATCGAATCGGCCATTGACGAGTCGCGCAAGCTGCGACACAGCTACATTGGCAGCGAGCACCTGTTGCTGGGGCTGTTGCGAGAACAAGAGGGCGTGGCGGCCCAGGGGTTGATGAACGAGGGTCTCACATTCGAGCGAGTGGGAGACGAAGTGGTACGCTTACTGAGCTTGGGCACACGTGGTAAGCCCGTGCCATCGGCGGCCATGAGTCGATTGACGAGCGCGCCGATCAACGATTTTCCCGATGATGTGCAAGCAGCGGTGGCCCCTTTCGACGACGAAATCGACCGCCTGCAGCAGGAAAAGGAAGCAGCCATCGCTGGCCAGAACTTCGACAAAGCCGCGGCCCTAAGAGATGAGCAGGACAAACTGCGGCGGCAACGGCGAGCGGCTGTCCACGATTGGGCCGTCAGTTACCCAATCGATTTGGCGTGGCTGTCGTCGAATGACCGGACGGTGCTGGATCTGGCGCAGCGGATCCACGAGCATCGGCGCTGGGACGCACTGCCGCAATTGGCCAATGCGCTAGAGCAAGCAGGCTGCACGGACGCGCGGATGCTCGATCACTGCCGGCAGAATAGTCCGCATTCCGAGCAGTGCTGGGTTGTCGACCTGATACTTGCCAGGGCCGATGCACGAGGCGCTCCCTGACCATGCACCCGCACCTAAATGGCTGGCAACTGATCGACATCCATCACATCGGCCTGACGGTTTCCGACATCGAGCGGTCGATCGCGTTTTATCGCGACGTGCTCGGCATGACGCTCATTCGCCGCCGGCCGCACGTCGACAGCGATTACGTCGCCCAGCAGACGGGCTATGCCGGCCTGATTCTCCAGCAGGTGAATTTCATCCGCCGGCTTGCCGGGGCAAGCAGATCGTCGATATACTAAAAATGGGCGATTGGGGCCAGCATGCGCTGCGAGGACCGCTTGTGCGACTCAGTTCACGAAGAGATCTGGCTTTACAGAGGGGTGCCCGCGGAGTCGGCGGAAGTCGACGACGTGGCTGCCAATGCTGAGGTTTATCCGCGACGTCCGGGCTATGTTGGCGAGTATTCTCGCTATTGCCACAGCGTCAACGAAATGACCGATACGGGATACACGAGTTGGACCACGGATGTCGATATCGCAAGGGCGCTTGCTCAATATGCAAGCGACGAGTCTGGTCTCAGCGGCGAGGTGGTTATCTTTAAGGTGCGCATTTCCACCATCGACGCACGCCGCATTTTCGAAGGGGAAGATCGAGAGGATGAATACTTGATCGAAGGTACCGTGGAAGACGTCCGGTTCTTTGAGGATGCAGATCATGAGCACGATGGCTGACCGGTCACCTCGGAAAACTTGGCTCGGCGCGATTGCGGAGGCCGCCACACTTCAACGGATCGAGTTGCCGGCGTTTGATCGATATGGCATGGGCGCAGTACGCTCAACCACCACGGCAAATGGTCGGTTTGTCACGCTGAAACGCCGGATCGGGACCGCTGCCAACACCGAAGGCGGTGTTGAATGGGCTCTCTGGCATCAGCCGGACGATTATCCGGTGCTCGTCGCGGCCTTCCGCGATCGACGGCAACCCGCAGAAGAAAGCGTCGGGGCCACCCTATCGCTCCTCAAAGGTTGGCTTGTGGACCAGTGGACGCCGGACGAAGCAAAGGGCGCCGTCCGCAAGCACCCAGGAGCTCAGCCCGTCAAAGACCCGCCGCCTCGGCTTGCCGACGCCGGCAGTTTCGCGGCGCTCAAACAGGTTGAAGACGCTGGGACAATGAACGGCGAGTCAGAAGTTTTCAGCCGGCTTTTCCGTTATCGACCTCGGCCCGATCGCACGCCTGCGGAGGATTTTGTAACAGAGGCCTACGCGAGCGTCTTGCTATCCGACAAAAACGCGGCAGCGATGGTTCTCAAAGACCTCTTTCAAAGATCGATGACGGCCAATTTCAAATTGCAGACGCAGCAGCCGGTCGAGAGCGATCGACCGGACATGAAATTCGAAGACGCCGATAACTTGGTCTTTCAAGAGAACAAGGTTGAGAGCCCGTTCGATGCGGAACAAGTCGCGCGATACCAGGAAAGGATCGCCAAGCTGGCGGGCGGGCGAAAAACGTTGGTTGTCTCCTGCACTTGGCTGCCCAGCGATGCCGCTACGGACGCGCCCCACTTTCTGCCGATACGCTGGAGTGACGTCTATCAAGCCATTAAGAATCATTTGGCAGACGTCGACCAAAGCAGGCGATGGTTTTGGTCTGCCTTTCTTGCTTTCTTGAGGGAACGACGAATGGAACCGTTTTCTGGGATTCAGGTGAAGTGGGTCGACGCCCTTCGCGACGTGGAACAGCTACGGGTCCGCGCTTGGCAACTGCTTGAGCTTATCAAGTCGCACTTTGAGAGCAAATACAACGTGCAAACCGAGGACACAGGAGCGTCGAAAGCGTATCGGAGCATCTCCAAGTGGTGTTTTTCAACTGGCAACTTGAGGTTCGAGCCAGAGATTAAACTCGCTGACGAAGGGGTCTATTTTGCTCTTTGGCTGAGGAATGATCCTAGCGGCTGTTCCGCATTCGTAGAGGCAGAAAAACTCTTGGTTCCGCCGTTTAAGATTGAGTATTCGCACCTCGCTGTACGTTCAACGCCCGAGGCGATTCTGCCGGATTTCTATGAATGCACGCCCGACCGTCAAGTGGCAGCCGCACTCGCGTGGGTTGATTTAATGCTACAGCCTTTGGTTCAGAATGGGCTCCTCAAACTCCGCTAAGAGTGGAACATAGGCGGCACCGCCTTGCGCGAAAGAATATCGGCCAGCTCCTGCCAGCGGTCGACGTACTCGCCGTCGAGGTACTCGCCGCAGGTCAAGAAGGGCGGTGTTGCACGCAAACACCCCTGGCATCGTCTTTCCCGCCAGGGTTAGAATTCGTGACCTGACCGCTCTGCCGCGAACCTGCGGCATGCGGTGTTCGTCACTTTTTTATCAACGCGGCCCACCATCCCTCCACGTTTACCGTCTACCGTCTACCGTCTACCTGATTCCCATGCCGACCATCAGCCTCCCGCCCGACCTGCCCACTCAATACCATCACGCTGAGCCGCAACGGCGCTGGTATCCGTTTTGGGAAGAACGCGGATATTTTCATAGCGAGCCGGATGCCAGCCGCCAACCGTACTCGATCGTCATCCCGCCGCCCAACGTCACCGGGGCCTTGCACCTGGGCCACGCGCTGAACAATTCGCTCCAGGACATCCTGATTCGCTTCAAGCGGATGCAGGGCTACAACGTCCTGTGGATGCCGGGCACCGATCATGCCGGCATCGCCACGCAGGCCGTCGTCGAACGCCGTCTCTTGCAGGAAGAAAAGAAGAGCCGCCACGACCTGGGCCGCGAGAATCTGGTCGAGCGCATCTGGGAGTGGAAGAACGAATACGAGCAACGCATCCTCGGCCAGTTGAAACGGATGGGGTGCAGTTGCGATTGGCAACGCACGCGGTTCACGCTCGACCCGGTTTGTGCCCGTGCCGTCCGGCATACGTTCTTCAGCCTCTTCCAAGAAAAGCTGATCTATCGCGGCAAGCGGCTGGTAAACTGGGACACCTTTCTGCAAACGGCCGTCAGCGACGACGAGGTCTACCACGAGCCGGTGGCCGGGCACTTCTGGCATCTGAACTACGCGGTCATCGACCCGCTGCCGGGCGAGCCGAGGCACGTCACCATCGCCACCACACGGCCCGAAACGATGCTGGGCGACACGGCCGTGGCCGTCCATCCCGATCCGGCCGCCGCGCTCGACCGGGCCGAGGCCGAGCTGAAACGAAAACTCGCCGAAGCGGCTGACAAAGACCGCCCGGAGATCGAGCAACAACTCACGGCGTTGACCGAGCGGCGGCAGACGCTGCTGCCCACGCTGATTCGCCTGCGCGACATGGCCCGTGCCGGCCGCAAACTGCGGCTGCCGCTCGTGGACCGCGAGATACCGCTGGTCGCCGATGAATGGGCCAGGCCCGAATTGGGCAGCGGCTGCGTCAAGATCACGCCGGCCCACGACCCGAACGACTACGACGTGGGCAAGCGTCAGAAGCTGCCCATGATCAACATTCTCAATCCCGAAGGCACGCTCAACGCCAACGCCGGACCGTACGAGGGCCTGACGATCGCCAAGGCCCGCGAGCGCGTCGTCGCCGATATGGAAAGTCAAGGTCTGCTGGTCGAGGTGGAAGACCGCGAGATCGACCTGGCCCATTCCGACCGCTCGAAGACAGCGATCGAACCGTACCTGGCCGACCAGTGGTTCGTGAAG from Pirellulales bacterium includes these protein-coding regions:
- a CDS encoding DUF4058 family protein, whose product is MTAHRLQYSLAVMPLLDHFHPPLHGPRRWEGFHHSWATMIAQQLNEVLPADYFAESEISLGPELEIDVATMEKTMGGGTVAIGERATAVWTPARPRFAVKADFSRLDTIEIRIFQDLGGAELRAAVELVSPGNKDRAGSRQTFAAKCAGYLKHGISVVVIDVVTSRAANLHRELFKALEVKSRHALWRSPTGLYAVAYRPVTLRRSPRIEVWAERLALGKVLPVMPLWLTLELYVPLRLEESYASTCRSLRIPA
- a CDS encoding Clp protease N-terminal domain-containing protein, yielding MQLANKEAQRLQCEYIGTGHVLLGLIEEQDSVAVAVLKNLGVDLGRIRRSIENLSQPGMTAQEGLNRPQVPRVKKVIESAIDESRKLRHSYIGSEHLLLGLLREQEGVAAQGLMNEGLTFERVGDEVVRLLSLGTRGKPVPSAAMSRLTSAPINDFPDDVQAAVAPFDDEIDRLQQEKEAAIAGQNFDKAAALRDEQDKLRRQRRAAVHDWAVSYPIDLAWLSSNDRTVLDLAQRIHEHRRWDALPQLANALEQAGCTDARMLDHCRQNSPHSEQCWVVDLILARADARGAP
- a CDS encoding VOC family protein; its protein translation is MHPHLNGWQLIDIHHIGLTVSDIERSIAFYRDVLGMTLIRRRPHVDSDYVAQQTGYAGLILQQVNFIRRLAGASRSSIY